One region of Vigna angularis cultivar LongXiaoDou No.4 chromosome 10, ASM1680809v1, whole genome shotgun sequence genomic DNA includes:
- the LOC108335514 gene encoding uncharacterized protein LOC108335514 isoform X1: protein MVNVVTAYGWLLHWLLRAVGLTPYMVEIEPGTVIKFWGPCDAVSSAKCLSSKPVVVLLHGFCGDGIINWQCQVAALTRDYAVYVPDLLFFGGSVTDKAERSPEFQAECLAAGLGKLGVEKCVLVGFSYGGFVALKMAEMYAEMVEGAVVSGAVVAITDSVVLRAVEGIGYSSCSEMLLPVSVGELKTLLSVACYRNLSLPNRFYADFLQHNELQAMYSNRKERAELLEALVISYKEIKIPKFHQRIHLLWGEDDKIFKVEFAQKMKEKVGNNATYEGIKSAGHLVHLERPWLYNKSLKQFLSSVFPLPGAKN, encoded by the exons ATGGTTAACGTTGTAACAGCATATGGTTGGTTGTTGCATTGGCTACTGAGGGCGGTGGGGTTGACACCTTATATGGTGGAGATAGAGCCAGGGACGGTTATAAAATTCTGGGGGCCATGCGACGCCGTCTCGAGCGCCAAATGCCTTTCTTCCAAACCAGTGGTGGTTCTCCTGCACGGCTTCTGCGGCGACGGAATCATCAACTGGCAGTGTCAGGTAGCAGCTTTGACGAGAGACTACGCGGTCTATGTTCCGGACCTTCTCTTCTTCGGTGGATCCGTCACCGATAAGGCGGAACGGTCGCCGGAGTTTCAAGCGGAGTGTTTGGCGGCAGGGTTGGGGAAGCTCGGGGTGGAGAAGTGCGTTTTGGTTGGGTTCAGTTATGGAGGGTTTGTGGCGTTGAAAATGGCTGAGATGTACGCTGAGATGGTGGAGGGTGCAGTGGTGTCTGGCGCCGTTGTGGCTATTACGGATTCTGTAGTTTTGAGAGCAGTGGAAGGGATTGGGTATTCGTCGTGTTCGGAGATGTTGTTGCCGGTGTCCGTTGGGGAACTGAAGACCCTTCTTTCCGTTGCTTGTTACAGAAACCTCTCCTTACCCAACCGTTTCTACGCAGACTTCTTACAG CACAATGAATTGCAGGCAATGTACTCAAATAGGAAGGAGCGAGCTGAGCTGTTGGAGGCCTTAGTCATTAGCTACAAAGAGATCAAAATCCCAAAATTTCACCAG CGAATACATCTTCTATGGGGTGAGGATGACAAAATTTTTAAAGTAGAGTTTGCGCAGAAAATGAAAGA GAAGGTGGGAAATAATGCAACATATGAAGGCATAAAGAGTGCGGGTCACCTGGTTCACCTGGAGCGACCCTGGCTCTATAATAAGAGCCTCAAGCAATTTCTTTCCTCTGTTTTTCCATTGCCAGGTGCCAAAAACTGA
- the LOC108335514 gene encoding uncharacterized protein LOC108335514 isoform X2: MVNVVTAYGWLLHWLLRAVGLTPYMVEIEPGTVIKFWGPCDAVSSAKCLSSKPVVVLLHGFCGDGIINWQCQVAALTRDYAVYVPDLLFFGGSVTDKAERSPEFQAECLAAGLGKLGVEKCVLVGFSYGGFVALKMAEMYAEMVEGAVVSGAVVAITDSVVLRAVEGIGYSSCSEMLLPVSVGELKTLLSVACYRNLSLPNRFYADFLQAMYSNRKERAELLEALVISYKEIKIPKFHQRIHLLWGEDDKIFKVEFAQKMKEKVGNNATYEGIKSAGHLVHLERPWLYNKSLKQFLSSVFPLPGAKN; this comes from the exons ATGGTTAACGTTGTAACAGCATATGGTTGGTTGTTGCATTGGCTACTGAGGGCGGTGGGGTTGACACCTTATATGGTGGAGATAGAGCCAGGGACGGTTATAAAATTCTGGGGGCCATGCGACGCCGTCTCGAGCGCCAAATGCCTTTCTTCCAAACCAGTGGTGGTTCTCCTGCACGGCTTCTGCGGCGACGGAATCATCAACTGGCAGTGTCAGGTAGCAGCTTTGACGAGAGACTACGCGGTCTATGTTCCGGACCTTCTCTTCTTCGGTGGATCCGTCACCGATAAGGCGGAACGGTCGCCGGAGTTTCAAGCGGAGTGTTTGGCGGCAGGGTTGGGGAAGCTCGGGGTGGAGAAGTGCGTTTTGGTTGGGTTCAGTTATGGAGGGTTTGTGGCGTTGAAAATGGCTGAGATGTACGCTGAGATGGTGGAGGGTGCAGTGGTGTCTGGCGCCGTTGTGGCTATTACGGATTCTGTAGTTTTGAGAGCAGTGGAAGGGATTGGGTATTCGTCGTGTTCGGAGATGTTGTTGCCGGTGTCCGTTGGGGAACTGAAGACCCTTCTTTCCGTTGCTTGTTACAGAAACCTCTCCTTACCCAACCGTTTCTACGCAGACTTCTTACAG GCAATGTACTCAAATAGGAAGGAGCGAGCTGAGCTGTTGGAGGCCTTAGTCATTAGCTACAAAGAGATCAAAATCCCAAAATTTCACCAG CGAATACATCTTCTATGGGGTGAGGATGACAAAATTTTTAAAGTAGAGTTTGCGCAGAAAATGAAAGA GAAGGTGGGAAATAATGCAACATATGAAGGCATAAAGAGTGCGGGTCACCTGGTTCACCTGGAGCGACCCTGGCTCTATAATAAGAGCCTCAAGCAATTTCTTTCCTCTGTTTTTCCATTGCCAGGTGCCAAAAACTGA
- the LOC108334673 gene encoding zinc-finger homeodomain protein 6 encodes MEMGGQDKEIEIPTSLGYNLPNRDSSSSSSKLSSPTLGERSTTHHDRDQPHHQPPHQTHTLIFNDPPHHNLYPPPPPPPLAPRQPHTLTPDPDLTTPIAPTSNPLRTPHPHITTIPQPAAAATTSTSTSTPSIRYRECLRNHAASMGSHVVDGCGEFMASGEEGTLESLRCAACECHRNFHRKEVDGELQPQQPPPLSLVQQQQQQQHVPNYHSYYPNKHNGHLHYPTPSPSSLHHHRLVGSSGTPSLVPPVMMAFGGPAESSSEDLNMFQSNTGGAQLSVQAPLSSKKRFRTKFSQHQKDRMMEFAEKIGWKIQKHNEQEVQQFCSQAGVKRQVFKVWMHNNKKHPM; translated from the coding sequence ATGGAAATGGGAGGCCAAGATAAGGAAATAGAGATACCAACAAGTTTAGGTTACAACCTTCCCAACAGagattcttcttcttcctcttccaagCTCTCTTCTCCAACACTTGGTGAAAGAAGTACCACTCATCATGATCGTGATCAACCTCATCATCAACCACCTCATCAAACTCACACATTAATCTTCAACGACCCACCTCACCATAATCTCTAcccaccaccacctcctcctcctcttgcACCTCGTCAACCTCATACACTCACACCAGATCCAGATCTAACCACCCCAATTGCTCCCACATCGAATCCTCTAAGAACACCACACCCCCACATAACAACAATACCACAaccagcagcagcagcaacaaccTCAACCTCAACCTCAACCCCGTCGATCAGGTACCGAGAATGTCTTCGGAACCACGCGGCAAGCATGGGGAGCCACGTGGTGGATGGCTGTGGAGAGTTCATGGCAAGTGGCGAAGAAGGTACGCTGGAATCACTAAGATGCGCCGCGTGTGAGTGTCACCGCAACTTCCACAGGAAAGAGGTTGACGGAGAGTTACAGCCACAACAACCACCGCCACTGTCACTGGTacagcaacagcaacaacaacaacatgtTCCCAATTATCACAGCTACTACCCCAACAAGCACAATGGGCATCTTCACTACCCTACACCCTCTCCTTCTTCCCTCCATCATCACAGATTAGTTGGTAGCAGTGGTACACCGAGTCTGGTTCCCCCAGTGATGATGGCCTTTGGAGGCCCAGCTGAGTCCTCAAGCGAAGATCTGAACATGTTTCAGTCCAACACCGGAGGAGCACAGTTATCAGTGCAGGCGCCACTTTCTTCCAAGAAGAGGTTTAGGACTAAATTCTCTCAGCACCAGAAGGATAGGATGATGGAGTTTGCTGAAAAGATTGGTTGGAAGATTCAGAAACATAATGAGCAGGAGGTACAGCAATTTTGTTCTCAAGCGGGCGTAAAGAGACAAGTTTTCAAGGTTTGGATGCACAATAACAAGAAGCACCCAATGTAA